A part of Tigriopus californicus strain San Diego chromosome 10, Tcal_SD_v2.1, whole genome shotgun sequence genomic DNA contains:
- the LOC131888519 gene encoding twitchin-like isoform X4, with translation MTIPQERRGSGQVRRGSVPMDRRNSGAGNLPPTSPEESTPLKPRGKESKFVAKPQDKFSGNEKENVFVQLEVFGDPVPKVEWFKGFKDLSMEGQRFKTWTDGETNTAILGIENLKQEDEGSYKCVLNNGGGEVEHEFNIYVTVEGGMDFRAMLMKRKKPQKKVVEKYEWIEEPVDRKVKQGACDEVSFTAKLSHKGKKAKWYVRNQECYKGAKYAFVVDDDVFTLIIKNPEVNDAGRYSCVIRECNDLTTRASLEVDSPDPQYGFEKKLDKKKHGKTKRKLKLKCKTDNPDTKVKWYKNGKEIKLSDTKFLIKNEAGEQTLEIKEAELEDSGTYTCKIEEFGKEGESETSCEVVIGEFPHKFTSELKPKECVEDDQVVFSIDCEQEDAEVEWMKDGVPIIPDGKRVQIVKDGKKRKLIINGCKLEDAGNIAVKTNADESSADLGVKYNNGFVKGMREFKQCVEREKIIFNCEVKDPDAPVDFFLNGEPIVPDGEHIEVVNLGNGKHQLIINKAEMGDNGTITAKTPSNRGDEIIESKSQFTVIKGEEPPKMGDVAPVTGVAKKQCNMTIPYKVEGEKQSDLEIFVEKDGKLLKIGKDINLTVHGDRIQLDVINPKREKSGVYKVVMKNAQGQDERDIMVNIMDVPTPPQTVKVTDVFQDNCVVNWSPPRDNGGTEIKKYIVEALDVSAGTGAWTEVAQTPGGNDRAIKVEHLIPNHKYRFRVRAANKIGPSDPAEMGGDDILMRDPWDIPDPCGQPNIDDWGPDFAEMTWKPPESDGGAPITHYVIEVKEKNMNQWVEGKHLSAKEVQEMGGMIKGRQDGLVEGCEYQFRIRAVNKGGPSEPGPPSTPMIAKTRFLPPHLKGDGMYDITLKKGRPIRYDIWFGGEPAPSVEWLREGRTLMSDKDTSIELYSKNAIYTEKNTVLSIPRADRVRDTGLYTIKLTCEAGTFEASGRVNVLDVPTKCRRLVPDEVRAEHIKLSWLPPEDDGGTPITNYLVRYMDIDSGEWVTACTTGGTSAVAKGLKPGHLYQFEVSAINKEGQSEPIFTGDPILAENPYKPPSQPGEPKITDFDNKSVTLRWEKPRDDGGRPITHYVIQKKDKFGGWFDALVTDSTNCEAKIDELEARVPGLSEGKWYQFRVIAVNKAGESDPSPHTKPHLCRHKNLSPSIDKGQASSKKVRVKRTAVWQIKCRGEPPPTFTWTHPHDGEIRNSENFSILHDEYQGGATTTLVIHKSRVSDAGTYILEATNRNGKEKVELDLIVLDNIPECECDMYRSGNKQCSCTHSYTGERRGLSALSALTEDSEAPSEMASLRRDAHSSASLDDAQIPRSRFMRARSEAPKTILRETRGDATTITNIQPASHYAKLDLDAIETGTGPRLRRRGTVTFGSTLPIRSFQTEIVRTFKDDRDYQPDTLKFFKTPSCVWFDTPYRTLSRSSRTRASSRFVRL, from the exons ATGACCATTCCTCAAGAGAGGAGGGGATCCGGCCAAGTTCGCCGAGGATCCGTTCCCATGGATCGAAGGAACTCGGGAGCCGGCAATCTACCCCCGACATCACCCGA AGAATCCACGCCATTGAAGCCGCGTGGCAAAGAGTCCAAGTTTGTGGCCAAGCCTCAAGACAAGTTCTCCGGCAATGAGAAGGAGAATGTCTTCGTCCAACTGGAAGTGTTTGGCGACCCTGTGCCCAAAGTCGAATGGTTCAAg GGCTTTAAAGACCTGTCCATGGAAGGTCAACGCTTCAAAACATGGACGGATGGAGAGACGAACACCGCCATTTTGGGGATTGAGAACCTCAAACAAGAGGACGAAGGCTCCTACAAGTGCGTGCTCAACAATGGCGGAGGCGAAGTGGAACACGAATTCAACATCTACGTTACGG TCGAGGGAGGAATGGATTTCCGTGCCATGTTGATGAAGCGCAAGAAGCCACAGAAGAAAGTCGTT gaaaaatatgaatggATTGAGGAACCCGTGGATCGTAAAGTGAAACAAGGCGCTTGCGATGAAGTCTCATTCACGGCGAAACTGTCCCACAAAGGCAAGAAAGCCAAGTGGTACGTCCGGAATCAG GAATGCTACAAGGGCGCCAAGTACGCATTCGTCGTCGATGACGACGTATTTACCCTTATTATCAAGAATCCTGAGGTCAACGATGCTGGTCGCTATTCGTGTGTAATCCGAGAGTGCAATGACCTCACCACAAGAGCCTCTTTAGAGGTTGACT CACCGGATCCGCAATACGGCTTCGAAAAGAAGTTGGACAAGAAGAAACACGGCAAGACCAAGCGAAAGCTGAAGCTCAAGTGTAAGACCGACAATCCTGACACCAAAGTCAAGTGGTACAAGAATGGCAAGGAGATCAAGCTATCGGACACCAAGTTCCTTATCAAGAATGAGGCTGGCGAGCAAACCCTGGAGATCAAGGAGGCCGAACTGGAAGACTCCGGCACTTACACGTGTAAAATTGAGGAGTTTGGCAAAGAGGGCGAATCCGAAACCTCTTGCGAAGTTGTTATTGGAG AATTCCCACACAAGTTCACGAGTGAACTCAAACCCAAAGAATGTGTTGAAGATGATCAGGTTGTGTTCTCCATTGATTGTGAACAAGAAGATGCTGAGGTTGAATGGATGAAGGATGGCGTACCAATCATTCCAGACGGCAAAAG GGTGCAAATTGTCAAAGATGGCAAGAAGCGCAAGCTCATCATCAATGGATGCAAACTGGAGGATGCTGGAAATATCGCAGTCAAAACAAATGCCGACGAAAGCAGTGCTGATCTCGGTGTGAAAT ATAACAATGGTTTCGTCAAGGGCATGCGCGAGTTCAAACAATGCGTTGAGCGCGAGAAGATCATCTTCAACTGTGAAGTCAAGGACCCGGATGCGCCCGTGGACTTCTTCTTGAACGGCGAGCCCATTGTGCCCGATGGTGAACACATCGAGGTGGTGAACCTGGGCAATGGCAAACATCAGCTCATCATCAACAAGGCCGAAATGGGAGACAATGGAACTATCACAGCCAAGACGCCCTCTAACCGAGGCGATGAGATCATCGAGTCTAAGTCGCAATTCACAGTGATCAAGGGCGAAGAACCGCCCAAAATGGGCGACGTGGCTCCCGTCACTGGGGTGGCCAAAAAACAATGCAACATGACCATTCCTTACAAGGTCGAGGGCGAGAAGCAATCCGACCTCGAGATCTTTGTTGAGAAAGACGGCAAGCTTCTCAAGATTGGCAAGGACATCAATCTCACCGTTCACGGGGATCGCATTCAATTGGATGTGATCAATCCCAAGAGGGAAAAGTCCGGTGTCTACAAGGTCGTCATGAAGAACGCCCAAGGCCAAGACGAGCGTGACATTATGGTAAACATCATGGACGTGCCAACGCCACCCCAGACTGTTAAAGTCACTGACGTGTTCCAAGACAATTGCGTGGTCAATTGGTCTCCGCCCAGGGATAACGGTGGCACCGAGATCAAAAAGTACATTGTGGAAGCTTTGGACGTCTCAGCTGGAACAGGGGCTTGGACTGAGGTGGCTCAGACTCCCGGAGGAAACGATCGAGCCATCAAGGTGGAACATCTGATTCCCAACCACAAGTACCGATTCCGCGTAAGAGCCGCCAACAAGATCGGGCCATCAGATCCTGCAGAGATGGGTGGTGACGACATTCTCATGAGAGATCCTTGGG ATATTCCTGATCCTTGTGGTCAACCAAATATAGACGATTGGGGTCCAGATTTCGCAGAGATGACGTGGAAGCCCCCAGAGTCGGACGGTGGTGCTCCAATCACTCACTACGTCATTGAAGTGAAGGAGAAGAACATGAACCAATGGGTGGAAGGCAAGCACTTGTCCGCCAAAGAGGTTCAAGAGATGGGTGGCATGATCAAAGGTCGGCAAGACGGCCTGGTCGAGGGCTGCGAATACCAGTTCAGAATCAGGGCTGTGAACAAGGGAGGACCCAGCGAACCGGGACCACCATCCACTCCTATGATTGCCAAGACTCGATTCT TGCCTCCTCACCTGAAGGGCGACGGAATGTACGACATCACCTTGAAGAAGGGTCGTCCCATCCGATACGACATTTGGTTCGGCGGAGAGCCGGCTCCTTCCGTCGAATGGCTCAGAGAGGGACGTACCCTCATGTCAGACAAGGATACGTCCATCGAGCTCTATTCGAAGAATGCCATCTACACCGAGAAGAACACGGTGCTAAGCATCCCAAGGGCTGACCGCGTCCGAGACACAGGGTTATACACTATCAAATTGACCTGCGAGGCTGGCACTTTTGAGGCCAGTGGTCGCGTGAACGTGTTGGATGTGCCAACTAAGTGTCGCCGACTCGTTCCTGACGAGGTCCGCGCTGAGCATATCAAGTTGAGCTGGTTGCCGCCAGAGGACGACGGTGGCACCCCCATCACCAATTACTTGGTCCGATACATGGACATTGACTCAGGGGAATGGGTCACCGCTTGCACA ACGGGTGGCACCAGCGCTGTTGCCAAGGGTTTAAAGCCGGGTCATTTGTACCAATTCGAAGTGTCTGCCATCAACAAAGAGGGCCAATCTGAGCCCATCTTCACAGGAGACCCAATTCTGGCAGAGAACCCCTACA AGCCACCAAGTCAGCCTGGAGAGCCCAAGATCACCGACTTTGATAACAAATCAGTGACCTTGCGCTGGGAGAAGCCCAGGGATGACGGAGGTCGTCCCATTACACACTACGTCATTCAGAAGAAGGACAAGTTTGGAGGCTGGTTTGACGCCTTGGTTACGGACAGTACCAATTGCGAGGCCAAAATTGACGAGCTGGAGGCTCGCGTGCCCGGTCTAAGTGAAGGCAAATGGTATCAATTCCGTGTCATTGCCGTCAATAAAGCCGGAGAGTCCGATCCCTCTCCCCACACCAAACCTCACCTTTGTCGACACAAGAACC TGTCACCATCCATTGACAAAGGCCAAGCATCGTCCAAAAAAGTCAGGGTCAAGAGGACGGCGGTTTGGCAGATCAAGTGCCGTGGCG AACCCCCTCCAACCTTCACCTGGACCCATCCTCATGACGGCGAAATCCGGAATAGCGAGAACTTCTCGATCCTGCATGACGAATACCAAGGGGGGGCCACCACCACCTTGGTCATCCACAAGTCTCGCGTCTCTGACGCAGGCACCTATATCCTCGAGGCGACCAACCGCAATGGCAAGGAGAAGGTCGAGCTGGACCTTATTGTCCTGGACAACATCCCTGAATGCGAGTGCGACATGTATAGGTCTGGAAACAAGCAATGCTCATGCACTCATTCCTACACTGG GGAAAGACGGGGGCTCTCTGCTCTTTCCGCTCTGACCGAGGACTCAGAGGCTCCCTCGGAAATGGCCTCACTCAGACGAGACGCCCATTCTTCAGCTAGTCTAGACGATGCCCAAATACCCAGATCAAGGTTCATGCGGGCAAGAAGTGAGGCGCCCAAAACGATTCTAAGAGAAACTCGCGGCGAcgccaccaccatcactaACATCCAGCCTGCATCGCATTACGCCAAACTTGACTTGGATGCAATCGAGACGGGAACGGGACCGCGTTTGAGACGTCGTGGCACCGTTACTTTCGGCAGCACGTTGCCCATCCGCTCTTTTCAAACTGAGATCGTGCGAACTTTCAAGGACGATCGCGATTACCAGCCTGATACCctgaaatttttcaaaacccCGTCCTGTGTTTGGTTTGACACCCCGTATCGCACTTTGAGCCGGTCCTCTCGGACTCGAGCTTCGTCCCGATTCGTCAGACTGTAG
- the LOC131888519 gene encoding twitchin-like isoform X3 yields MTIPQERRGSGQVRRGSVPMDRRNSGAGNLPPTSPEESTPLKPRGKESKFVAKPQDKFSGNEKENVFVQLEVFGDPVPKVEWFKGFKDLSMEGQRFKTWTDGETNTAILGIENLKQEDEGSYKCVLNNGGGEVEHEFNIYVTVEGGMDFRAMLMKRKKPQKKVVVEKYEWIEEPVDRKVKQGACDEVSFTAKLSHKGKKAKWYVRNQECYKGAKYAFVVDDDVFTLIIKNPEVNDAGRYSCVIRECNDLTTRASLEVDSPDPQYGFEKKLDKKKHGKTKRKLKLKCKTDNPDTKVKWYKNGKEIKLSDTKFLIKNEAGEQTLEIKEAELEDSGTYTCKIEEFGKEGESETSCEVVIGEFPHKFTSELKPKECVEDDQVVFSIDCEQEDAEVEWMKDGVPIIPDGKRVQIVKDGKKRKLIINGCKLEDAGNIAVKTNADESSADLGVKYNNGFVKGMREFKQCVEREKIIFNCEVKDPDAPVDFFLNGEPIVPDGEHIEVVNLGNGKHQLIINKAEMGDNGTITAKTPSNRGDEIIESKSQFTVIKGEEPPKMGDVAPVTGVAKKQCNMTIPYKVEGEKQSDLEIFVEKDGKLLKIGKDINLTVHGDRIQLDVINPKREKSGVYKVVMKNAQGQDERDIMVNIMDVPTPPQTVKVTDVFQDNCVVNWSPPRDNGGTEIKKYIVEALDVSAGTGAWTEVAQTPGGNDRAIKVEHLIPNHKYRFRVRAANKIGPSDPAEMGGDDILMRDPWDIPDPCGQPNIDDWGPDFAEMTWKPPESDGGAPITHYVIEVKEKNMNQWVEGKHLSAKEVQEMGGMIKGRQDGLVEGCEYQFRIRAVNKGGPSEPGPPSTPMIAKTRFLPPHLKGDGMYDITLKKGRPIRYDIWFGGEPAPSVEWLREGRTLMSDKDTSIELYSKNAIYTEKNTVLSIPRADRVRDTGLYTIKLTCEAGTFEASGRVNVLDVPTKCRRLVPDEVRAEHIKLSWLPPEDDGGTPITNYLVRYMDIDSGEWVTACTTGGTSAVAKGLKPGHLYQFEVSAINKEGQSEPIFTGDPILAENPYKPPSQPGEPKITDFDNKSVTLRWEKPRDDGGRPITHYVIQKKDKFGGWFDALVTDSTNCEAKIDELEARVPGLSEGKWYQFRVIAVNKAGESDPSPHTKPHLCRHKNLSPSIDKGQASSKKVRVKRTAVWQIKCRGEPPPTFTWTHPHDGEIRNSENFSILHDEYQGGATTTLVIHKSRVSDAGTYILEATNRNGKEKVELDLIVLDNIPECECDMYRSGNKQCSCTHSYTGERRGLSALSALTEDSEAPSEMASLRRDAHSSASLDDAQIPRSRFMRARSEAPKTILRETRGDATTITNIQPASHYAKLDLDAIETGTGPRLRRRGTVTFGSTLPIRSFQTEIVRTFKDDRDYQPDTLKFFKTPSCVWFDTPYRTLSRSSRTRASSRFVRL; encoded by the exons ATGACCATTCCTCAAGAGAGGAGGGGATCCGGCCAAGTTCGCCGAGGATCCGTTCCCATGGATCGAAGGAACTCGGGAGCCGGCAATCTACCCCCGACATCACCCGA AGAATCCACGCCATTGAAGCCGCGTGGCAAAGAGTCCAAGTTTGTGGCCAAGCCTCAAGACAAGTTCTCCGGCAATGAGAAGGAGAATGTCTTCGTCCAACTGGAAGTGTTTGGCGACCCTGTGCCCAAAGTCGAATGGTTCAAg GGCTTTAAAGACCTGTCCATGGAAGGTCAACGCTTCAAAACATGGACGGATGGAGAGACGAACACCGCCATTTTGGGGATTGAGAACCTCAAACAAGAGGACGAAGGCTCCTACAAGTGCGTGCTCAACAATGGCGGAGGCGAAGTGGAACACGAATTCAACATCTACGTTACGG TCGAGGGAGGAATGGATTTCCGTGCCATGTTGATGAAGCGCAAGAAGCCACAGAAGAAAGTCGTTGTG gaaaaatatgaatggATTGAGGAACCCGTGGATCGTAAAGTGAAACAAGGCGCTTGCGATGAAGTCTCATTCACGGCGAAACTGTCCCACAAAGGCAAGAAAGCCAAGTGGTACGTCCGGAATCAG GAATGCTACAAGGGCGCCAAGTACGCATTCGTCGTCGATGACGACGTATTTACCCTTATTATCAAGAATCCTGAGGTCAACGATGCTGGTCGCTATTCGTGTGTAATCCGAGAGTGCAATGACCTCACCACAAGAGCCTCTTTAGAGGTTGACT CACCGGATCCGCAATACGGCTTCGAAAAGAAGTTGGACAAGAAGAAACACGGCAAGACCAAGCGAAAGCTGAAGCTCAAGTGTAAGACCGACAATCCTGACACCAAAGTCAAGTGGTACAAGAATGGCAAGGAGATCAAGCTATCGGACACCAAGTTCCTTATCAAGAATGAGGCTGGCGAGCAAACCCTGGAGATCAAGGAGGCCGAACTGGAAGACTCCGGCACTTACACGTGTAAAATTGAGGAGTTTGGCAAAGAGGGCGAATCCGAAACCTCTTGCGAAGTTGTTATTGGAG AATTCCCACACAAGTTCACGAGTGAACTCAAACCCAAAGAATGTGTTGAAGATGATCAGGTTGTGTTCTCCATTGATTGTGAACAAGAAGATGCTGAGGTTGAATGGATGAAGGATGGCGTACCAATCATTCCAGACGGCAAAAG GGTGCAAATTGTCAAAGATGGCAAGAAGCGCAAGCTCATCATCAATGGATGCAAACTGGAGGATGCTGGAAATATCGCAGTCAAAACAAATGCCGACGAAAGCAGTGCTGATCTCGGTGTGAAAT ATAACAATGGTTTCGTCAAGGGCATGCGCGAGTTCAAACAATGCGTTGAGCGCGAGAAGATCATCTTCAACTGTGAAGTCAAGGACCCGGATGCGCCCGTGGACTTCTTCTTGAACGGCGAGCCCATTGTGCCCGATGGTGAACACATCGAGGTGGTGAACCTGGGCAATGGCAAACATCAGCTCATCATCAACAAGGCCGAAATGGGAGACAATGGAACTATCACAGCCAAGACGCCCTCTAACCGAGGCGATGAGATCATCGAGTCTAAGTCGCAATTCACAGTGATCAAGGGCGAAGAACCGCCCAAAATGGGCGACGTGGCTCCCGTCACTGGGGTGGCCAAAAAACAATGCAACATGACCATTCCTTACAAGGTCGAGGGCGAGAAGCAATCCGACCTCGAGATCTTTGTTGAGAAAGACGGCAAGCTTCTCAAGATTGGCAAGGACATCAATCTCACCGTTCACGGGGATCGCATTCAATTGGATGTGATCAATCCCAAGAGGGAAAAGTCCGGTGTCTACAAGGTCGTCATGAAGAACGCCCAAGGCCAAGACGAGCGTGACATTATGGTAAACATCATGGACGTGCCAACGCCACCCCAGACTGTTAAAGTCACTGACGTGTTCCAAGACAATTGCGTGGTCAATTGGTCTCCGCCCAGGGATAACGGTGGCACCGAGATCAAAAAGTACATTGTGGAAGCTTTGGACGTCTCAGCTGGAACAGGGGCTTGGACTGAGGTGGCTCAGACTCCCGGAGGAAACGATCGAGCCATCAAGGTGGAACATCTGATTCCCAACCACAAGTACCGATTCCGCGTAAGAGCCGCCAACAAGATCGGGCCATCAGATCCTGCAGAGATGGGTGGTGACGACATTCTCATGAGAGATCCTTGGG ATATTCCTGATCCTTGTGGTCAACCAAATATAGACGATTGGGGTCCAGATTTCGCAGAGATGACGTGGAAGCCCCCAGAGTCGGACGGTGGTGCTCCAATCACTCACTACGTCATTGAAGTGAAGGAGAAGAACATGAACCAATGGGTGGAAGGCAAGCACTTGTCCGCCAAAGAGGTTCAAGAGATGGGTGGCATGATCAAAGGTCGGCAAGACGGCCTGGTCGAGGGCTGCGAATACCAGTTCAGAATCAGGGCTGTGAACAAGGGAGGACCCAGCGAACCGGGACCACCATCCACTCCTATGATTGCCAAGACTCGATTCT TGCCTCCTCACCTGAAGGGCGACGGAATGTACGACATCACCTTGAAGAAGGGTCGTCCCATCCGATACGACATTTGGTTCGGCGGAGAGCCGGCTCCTTCCGTCGAATGGCTCAGAGAGGGACGTACCCTCATGTCAGACAAGGATACGTCCATCGAGCTCTATTCGAAGAATGCCATCTACACCGAGAAGAACACGGTGCTAAGCATCCCAAGGGCTGACCGCGTCCGAGACACAGGGTTATACACTATCAAATTGACCTGCGAGGCTGGCACTTTTGAGGCCAGTGGTCGCGTGAACGTGTTGGATGTGCCAACTAAGTGTCGCCGACTCGTTCCTGACGAGGTCCGCGCTGAGCATATCAAGTTGAGCTGGTTGCCGCCAGAGGACGACGGTGGCACCCCCATCACCAATTACTTGGTCCGATACATGGACATTGACTCAGGGGAATGGGTCACCGCTTGCACA ACGGGTGGCACCAGCGCTGTTGCCAAGGGTTTAAAGCCGGGTCATTTGTACCAATTCGAAGTGTCTGCCATCAACAAAGAGGGCCAATCTGAGCCCATCTTCACAGGAGACCCAATTCTGGCAGAGAACCCCTACA AGCCACCAAGTCAGCCTGGAGAGCCCAAGATCACCGACTTTGATAACAAATCAGTGACCTTGCGCTGGGAGAAGCCCAGGGATGACGGAGGTCGTCCCATTACACACTACGTCATTCAGAAGAAGGACAAGTTTGGAGGCTGGTTTGACGCCTTGGTTACGGACAGTACCAATTGCGAGGCCAAAATTGACGAGCTGGAGGCTCGCGTGCCCGGTCTAAGTGAAGGCAAATGGTATCAATTCCGTGTCATTGCCGTCAATAAAGCCGGAGAGTCCGATCCCTCTCCCCACACCAAACCTCACCTTTGTCGACACAAGAACC TGTCACCATCCATTGACAAAGGCCAAGCATCGTCCAAAAAAGTCAGGGTCAAGAGGACGGCGGTTTGGCAGATCAAGTGCCGTGGCG AACCCCCTCCAACCTTCACCTGGACCCATCCTCATGACGGCGAAATCCGGAATAGCGAGAACTTCTCGATCCTGCATGACGAATACCAAGGGGGGGCCACCACCACCTTGGTCATCCACAAGTCTCGCGTCTCTGACGCAGGCACCTATATCCTCGAGGCGACCAACCGCAATGGCAAGGAGAAGGTCGAGCTGGACCTTATTGTCCTGGACAACATCCCTGAATGCGAGTGCGACATGTATAGGTCTGGAAACAAGCAATGCTCATGCACTCATTCCTACACTGG GGAAAGACGGGGGCTCTCTGCTCTTTCCGCTCTGACCGAGGACTCAGAGGCTCCCTCGGAAATGGCCTCACTCAGACGAGACGCCCATTCTTCAGCTAGTCTAGACGATGCCCAAATACCCAGATCAAGGTTCATGCGGGCAAGAAGTGAGGCGCCCAAAACGATTCTAAGAGAAACTCGCGGCGAcgccaccaccatcactaACATCCAGCCTGCATCGCATTACGCCAAACTTGACTTGGATGCAATCGAGACGGGAACGGGACCGCGTTTGAGACGTCGTGGCACCGTTACTTTCGGCAGCACGTTGCCCATCCGCTCTTTTCAAACTGAGATCGTGCGAACTTTCAAGGACGATCGCGATTACCAGCCTGATACCctgaaatttttcaaaacccCGTCCTGTGTTTGGTTTGACACCCCGTATCGCACTTTGAGCCGGTCCTCTCGGACTCGAGCTTCGTCCCGATTCGTCAGACTGTAG